In Uranotaenia lowii strain MFRU-FL chromosome 2, ASM2978415v1, whole genome shotgun sequence, one genomic interval encodes:
- the LOC129749342 gene encoding trypsin-7-like produces MIRTGSSYHTRGGVVLPVERFVLHPHFEYYYRDYDCALIQLKQPFEAAIPVPLKSGRKRFRVGESCTTMGWGRTATSKTSRQMMTVKVPVVTIKTCSKVHLIMPVTKQMMCAGFAAGGPDICEGDGGGPLMCRGVQVGIASTTSGCGEADKYGVYTDITRVRMWIWNITRI; encoded by the exons ATGATTCGGACGGGTAGCTCTTACCATACGCGAGGTGGGGTGGTACTTCCGGTTGAGCGATTCGTGCTGCATCCCCACTTTGAGTACTACTACAGGGACTACGACTGCGCCCTGATTCAGTTGAAGCAACCATTCGAGGCAGCCATTCCGGTTCCACTGAAGAGTGGTCGGAAGAGATTTCGTGTCGGTGAAAGTTGCACCACCATGGGCTGGGGAAGAACTGCAACCAGTAAAACAAGCCGCCAGATGATGACCGTTAAAGTCCCGGTTGTTACAATAAAAACCTGTAGCAAAGTTCATCTTATCATGCCGGTTACTAAACAGATGATGTGTGCTGGATTTGCCGCAGGGGGGCCTGATATCTGTGAA gGAGACGGCGGAGGGCCATTGATGTGTCGTGGCGTTCAGGTCGGTATCGCTTCGACGACATCAGGGTGTGGTGAAGCAGATAAATATGGCGTCTACACAGATATTACGCGTGTGAGAATGTGGATTTGGAACATCACGAGGAtttga